Proteins co-encoded in one Nitratireductor kimnyeongensis genomic window:
- a CDS encoding ABC transporter permease, whose amino-acid sequence MSDMQVQSEVAAVRRPGARPWLSPINKRRWQNFCANRRGYWSLWIFLILFVLSLFAEFLANDKPVLAYYKGEVLFPVLVDYPEEKFGGFLAVTDYRDPIISEEIEANGWMVWPPIRYSYRTVNNEIPEAAPAKPSWMYTREERCGRYLQGADDPACTPGNWNWLGTDDQARDVLSRVIYGFRISVLFGLILTGASALIGVSAGAIQGYFGGWTDLLFQRFIEIWSSIPVLYLILIIAAVLPPGFFILLGIMLLFSWVAFVGVVRAEFLRARNFEYVSAARALGVSNRTIIFRHLLPNAMVATLTFLPFILNGSITTLTSLDFLGFGLPPGSPSLGELLRQGQRNLNAPWLGIAGFLSLSIMLSLLIFIGEAVRDAFDPRKTFK is encoded by the coding sequence ATGTCCGACATGCAGGTCCAAAGTGAGGTGGCAGCGGTGCGCCGTCCCGGTGCGCGGCCGTGGCTTTCGCCGATCAACAAGCGCCGCTGGCAGAACTTTTGCGCCAACCGGCGTGGCTACTGGTCTCTCTGGATCTTCCTGATCCTGTTCGTGCTGTCGCTATTTGCCGAATTTCTTGCCAACGACAAGCCGGTGCTCGCCTACTACAAAGGCGAGGTTCTGTTCCCGGTTCTGGTGGATTATCCGGAAGAAAAATTCGGCGGCTTCCTCGCCGTGACGGACTATCGCGACCCGATCATCTCAGAGGAGATTGAGGCCAATGGGTGGATGGTGTGGCCGCCCATCCGCTATTCCTACCGCACGGTGAACAATGAAATTCCCGAGGCGGCGCCGGCCAAGCCTTCATGGATGTACACCAGGGAAGAGCGCTGCGGACGCTATCTGCAGGGAGCGGACGATCCGGCCTGCACACCCGGAAACTGGAACTGGCTCGGCACCGATGATCAGGCCCGCGACGTGCTTTCGCGGGTGATCTACGGGTTCCGTATCTCGGTTCTTTTCGGCCTGATCCTGACCGGTGCCTCGGCGCTGATCGGCGTGAGCGCCGGCGCGATCCAAGGCTATTTCGGCGGCTGGACGGACCTCCTGTTCCAGCGCTTCATCGAGATCTGGTCGTCAATCCCGGTGCTCTATCTGATCCTGATCATCGCCGCCGTTCTGCCGCCGGGCTTCTTCATCCTGCTCGGCATCATGCTGCTTTTCTCGTGGGTGGCTTTTGTGGGCGTGGTGCGCGCCGAATTCCTGCGCGCACGCAATTTCGAATATGTGAGTGCGGCGCGGGCGCTTGGCGTTTCCAACCGCACGATCATTTTCCGGCACCTTCTGCCCAATGCGATGGTGGCCACCCTCACCTTCCTGCCCTTCATCCTGAACGGCTCGATCACGACGCTGACATCGCTGGATTTTCTGGGATTCGGACTACCGCCCGGCTCCCCTTCGCTGGGGGAACTTCTGCGGCAGGGCCAGCGCAACCTCAACGCGCCATGGCTCGGCATCGCCGGCTTCCTGAGCCTTTCGATCATGCTGTCGCTGCTGATTTTCATCGGCGAAGCCGTGCGTGACGCCTTCGACCCGCGGAAGACGTTCAAATGA
- a CDS encoding ABC transporter ATP-binding protein yields MSDAPLLSIRDLSVAFRQGAQETLAVDHISFDIARGETVALVGESGSGKSVSALSVLRLLPYPAASHPSGEIFYNGVDILAADEATQRKVRGNEISMIFQEPMTSLNPLHTIERQVGEMLKLHRGMGDKAARERTLELLNQVGIRDPEKRLDSFPHQLSGGQRQRVMIAMALANEPDLLIADEPTTALDVTVQAQILELLADLRRKNSMSMLFITHDLGIVRKVADRVCVMTDGKIVESGRTEDIFTNPQHAYTRHLIEAEPKGRPPKADPTAETVMKGDEIKVWFPVKKGLMRRTVDYIKGVDGVDVTVRAGQTLGVVGESGSGKTTLGLALARMIGSEGHIQFSGQEIDQLSFRQMRPYRHALQVVFQDPYGSLSPRMSVAEIIEEGLRIHEPGLSADERDAMVVDVLKEVDLDPDSRFRYPHEFSGGQRQRIAIARAMVLKPRFVMLDEPTSALDMSVQAQVVDLLRDLQKRHNLAYLFISHDLKVVRALANEVIVMRAGKVVEAGPAEQIFDAPQTDYTRALIAAAFNIEATPGGVVSE; encoded by the coding sequence ATGAGTGACGCTCCCCTCCTCTCGATCCGTGATCTGTCCGTAGCCTTCAGGCAAGGGGCTCAGGAGACACTTGCGGTCGATCACATCTCATTCGACATCGCGCGTGGCGAGACTGTAGCGCTAGTGGGTGAATCGGGGTCCGGCAAGTCCGTTTCCGCACTCTCGGTTCTACGGCTTCTGCCCTATCCGGCGGCGAGCCACCCGTCCGGCGAGATATTCTACAATGGTGTGGACATCCTTGCCGCCGACGAAGCGACACAGCGCAAGGTGCGCGGCAACGAGATCTCCATGATCTTTCAGGAGCCGATGACTTCGCTCAATCCGCTGCACACGATCGAACGGCAGGTTGGCGAGATGCTGAAACTGCATCGCGGCATGGGCGACAAGGCGGCGCGGGAGCGCACCCTTGAACTGCTGAACCAGGTCGGGATCCGCGACCCGGAGAAGCGGCTCGATTCATTCCCGCACCAGCTTTCCGGCGGCCAGCGCCAGCGGGTGATGATCGCCATGGCGCTCGCCAACGAGCCCGACCTCCTGATCGCCGATGAACCGACCACCGCGCTCGACGTGACGGTGCAGGCGCAGATCCTGGAGCTTCTGGCCGATCTTCGCCGCAAGAATTCCATGTCGATGCTTTTCATCACCCATGATCTGGGCATCGTGCGCAAGGTGGCGGATCGGGTCTGCGTGATGACCGACGGCAAGATCGTGGAGAGCGGGCGGACGGAAGATATCTTCACCAACCCACAGCATGCCTACACACGTCATTTGATCGAAGCGGAGCCGAAGGGGCGTCCGCCAAAAGCGGACCCGACTGCGGAAACCGTGATGAAAGGCGACGAGATCAAGGTCTGGTTTCCTGTAAAAAAGGGGCTGATGCGCCGCACGGTCGACTATATCAAGGGTGTCGACGGGGTGGACGTGACGGTGCGCGCGGGACAGACGCTCGGCGTGGTGGGTGAATCGGGCTCCGGCAAGACGACACTCGGCCTGGCTCTAGCCCGCATGATCGGTTCCGAGGGGCACATTCAGTTCTCGGGCCAGGAGATCGACCAACTGTCCTTCCGCCAGATGCGCCCCTACAGGCACGCCCTGCAGGTGGTGTTTCAGGATCCTTATGGTTCGCTCAGCCCACGCATGTCGGTTGCAGAGATCATCGAGGAAGGCCTGCGCATTCACGAACCCGGCCTCTCGGCCGATGAGCGCGACGCCATGGTGGTGGATGTTCTGAAAGAGGTCGACCTCGATCCCGATAGCCGGTTTCGCTATCCGCACGAGTTTTCGGGCGGTCAGCGCCAGCGCATCGCCATTGCCCGCGCCATGGTGCTGAAGCCGCGCTTCGTGATGCTGGACGAACCCACCTCGGCGCTCGACATGAGCGTGCAGGCGCAGGTGGTGGATCTTCTTCGTGATTTGCAGAAGCGACACAATCTGGCCTATCTGTTCATCAGTCATGATCTGAAGGTCGTGCGCGCGCTTGCCAATGAAGTGATCGTCATGCGCGCCGGCAAGGTGGTGGAGGCCGGCCCGGCGGAACAGATATTCGATGCACCGCAAACCGACTACACGCGTGCGCTGATCGCAGCCGCATTCAACATAGAAGCCACGCCGGGAGGTGTGGTGAGCGAGTAA